Proteins encoded in a region of the Mycolicibacterium chitae genome:
- a CDS encoding WhiB family transcriptional regulator: MPQPQQLPGPNADIWDWQMHGVCRGVDSAVFFHPDGERGRARAQRELRAKEMCRSCPVIVQCRSHALAVGEPYGIWGGLSESERELLLKRGIRRSA, encoded by the coding sequence ATGCCACAGCCGCAGCAACTGCCCGGTCCCAACGCCGACATCTGGGATTGGCAAATGCACGGGGTGTGCCGAGGCGTCGACTCCGCGGTGTTCTTCCACCCCGACGGTGAACGCGGCCGCGCCCGTGCCCAGCGCGAACTGCGCGCCAAGGAAATGTGCCGCAGCTGCCCGGTGATCGTCCAGTGCCGTTCGCACGCCCTTGCCGTCGGAGAGCCCTACGGAATCTGGGGCGGCTTGTCGGAGTCCGAGCGCGAGTTGCTGCTCAAGCGCGGGATCCGCCGCAGCGCCTGA
- a CDS encoding DUF4349 domain-containing protein codes for MKSPKLAVFVLGLSALVVLTGCSGGQGPVRGSAPEAMDSAPAIAPAPEKFEPAPGDRTAPQRDVVKTATMRITVADTVVAADKAVDIAADADGRVDNRTDDAGTGAGRAQSSVVLRVPADKLDEVIDELGGLGFVQNANTRAEDVTAQRVDLDARITALQTSVDRLLGIMRDARDPEALISAENALSERQAELDSLRAQRTALGEQIAYSTVDVTFTAEQAGTSSPQRYEGFFGQVKRGWDTMVDTAGDLILLFGYLLPWLVALAVVAAVAIGLAQALRRIPRLSSNSRSDSDKPPQIP; via the coding sequence ATGAAGTCACCCAAGCTTGCGGTGTTCGTGTTGGGACTGAGCGCTCTCGTCGTCCTGACGGGTTGCTCAGGCGGCCAGGGGCCGGTGCGCGGCAGCGCGCCGGAGGCCATGGACAGCGCACCGGCCATCGCCCCGGCACCGGAGAAGTTCGAGCCCGCGCCGGGTGACCGGACGGCGCCCCAGCGCGACGTCGTCAAGACCGCCACGATGCGAATCACGGTCGCCGACACCGTCGTCGCCGCCGACAAGGCCGTCGACATCGCGGCCGATGCCGACGGTCGCGTCGACAACCGGACCGACGACGCCGGCACCGGCGCCGGCCGCGCGCAGTCGTCGGTGGTGCTGCGGGTCCCGGCCGACAAGCTCGACGAGGTCATCGACGAACTCGGGGGACTCGGGTTCGTGCAGAACGCCAACACCCGCGCCGAGGACGTGACCGCACAGCGCGTCGACCTCGACGCCCGGATCACCGCGCTGCAGACCTCGGTGGACCGCCTGCTGGGCATCATGCGCGACGCGCGGGATCCCGAAGCGCTGATCAGCGCCGAGAACGCGCTGTCGGAGCGGCAGGCCGAACTGGACAGCCTGCGGGCTCAGCGCACGGCCCTCGGCGAGCAGATCGCCTACAGCACCGTCGACGTCACGTTCACCGCCGAGCAGGCCGGCACCTCGTCGCCGCAGCGTTATGAGGGCTTCTTCGGCCAGGTCAAACGCGGTTGGGACACCATGGTGGACACCGCGGGGGACCTGATCCTGCTGTTCGGCTACCTGCTGCCCTGGTTGGTGGCTCTGGCGGTGGTCGCCGCGGTGGCCATCGGCCTGGCTCAGGCGCTGCGGCGGATCCCGCGCTTGAGCAGCAACTCGCGCTCGGACTCCGACAAGCCGCCCCAGATTCCGTAG